Proteins encoded within one genomic window of Methanotorris formicicus Mc-S-70:
- a CDS encoding energy-coupling factor transporter transmembrane component T, with the protein MPYTKIKVYILLLIMGLGIIIFNPQYGFIFSLFLTLTNLNAKTFKVLRKWVLFSLYVVLFYYIIVGKSGLHYALRLLGYVLIFQWFFGSISLSEFINYISKYNKDLGVGIWITLYTLNNAKRKYISIRNAQISRGLNTTGLRNKFRGYMSIIIPLVISLYDSAIKRAVALSSRGYK; encoded by the coding sequence ATGCCGTATACCAAAATCAAAGTTTATATATTACTTTTAATTATGGGTTTAGGCATTATAATATTCAATCCACAATATGGATTTATATTTTCATTATTCTTAACCTTAACCAATTTAAATGCCAAAACTTTCAAAGTTTTAAGAAAGTGGGTTTTATTTTCTTTGTATGTAGTTTTATTTTATTATATCATTGTTGGCAAAAGTGGTTTGCATTATGCGTTGAGATTGTTGGGTTATGTTCTTATATTCCAATGGTTTTTTGGTTCTATAAGTTTAAGTGAATTTATTAACTATATATCAAAATACAACAAAGATTTGGGTGTTGGAATTTGGATAACTCTTTACACATTGAATAATGCTAAAAGGAAGTACATTTCAATAAGAAATGCCCAAATATCAAGGGGGTTGAATACCACTGGACTGAGGAATAAGTTTAGGGGATATATGTCAATAATCATCCCTTTGGTAATTTCTTTATATGATTCAGCAATAAAGAGGGCAGTTGCATTATCTTCAAGGGGATACAAATGA
- a CDS encoding YeeE/YedE thiosulfate transporter family protein — MELHVIGTFAFGIMLGYLFQRARMCFIGGMRDYYLIKDTWLIKGLFGFFGGALLGYIIFSVMGKIPFFPWIAVKGFTPIPGDPLGASGTLAGHLILAVIGGFGVGFFSVIQGGCPLRNYVMAAEGNKTAIAYVIGLAVGAVIFHKFVAPMVKAIML, encoded by the coding sequence ATGGAACTACACGTAATTGGAACATTTGCATTTGGAATTATGTTGGGTTATCTATTCCAAAGAGCAAGGATGTGTTTTATTGGTGGAATGAGAGATTATTATTTGATAAAAGATACATGGTTAATTAAAGGTCTCTTTGGATTCTTTGGTGGGGCTTTATTGGGGTATATAATATTTAGTGTTATGGGTAAAATTCCGTTCTTCCCATGGATTGCTGTGAAGGGCTTTACTCCAATCCCAGGAGATCCATTAGGGGCAAGTGGAACATTAGCAGGACATTTAATACTTGCAGTTATTGGTGGATTTGGAGTAGGGTTCTTCTCAGTTATCCAAGGGGGATGTCCATTGAGAAACTATGTTATGGCAGCAGAGGGGAATAAGACAGCGATTGCATACGTTATTGGTCTTGCAGTTGGAGCAGTTATATTCCACAAGTTCGTAGCTCCAATGGTTAAGGCAATAATGTTATAG
- a CDS encoding CD3072 family TudS-related putative desulfidase encodes MKGKKIVIVSHCILNQNSVVKGLERAKGAFNEVVEIILKEDYAILQLPCPEMLYLGIDRNGKVKEEYDTKEYRELCREVLKPIVKYLREYSKEGFKFILIGIEGSPTCGIFKTVTKEGLMDGSGILMEEFLRFLDEEKITVERIDYPIDEGKYKHFIENLKKMLRGIL; translated from the coding sequence ATGAAGGGAAAGAAAATAGTTATTGTTTCTCACTGTATATTAAACCAAAACAGCGTTGTTAAAGGTTTGGAGAGAGCAAAAGGAGCATTTAATGAAGTTGTTGAAATAATTTTAAAGGAGGATTATGCAATACTCCAACTCCCATGCCCGGAGATGTTGTATTTGGGGATAGATAGGAATGGGAAGGTTAAGGAAGAGTACGATACTAAAGAATATAGGGAACTTTGCAGAGAGGTTTTAAAACCAATAGTCAAATACTTGAGAGAATATAGCAAAGAAGGATTTAAATTTATTTTAATTGGGATAGAAGGTTCCCCAACATGTGGAATTTTTAAAACTGTAACAAAAGAGGGATTAATGGATGGAAGTGGCATTTTAATGGAAGAGTTTTTGAGGTTTTTGGATGAAGAGAAAATAACGGTTGAGAGGATAGACTACCCTATCGATGAGGGAAAATATAAGCATTTTATAGAAAATCTAAAAAAAATGTTAAGAGGGATATTGTGA
- a CDS encoding NAD(P)H-hydrate dehydratase — protein sequence MIIAGTVPIKGLYLIVGRATLKGNKIIINNKEFPVSMGTGALIGAVLKTLEYFGEDKPEVITAGDIGEGDGSLKIYDALKEINDDLLIIHYIKPKISKIKEIDFSPKIIADAGGMYAGKAANIGDKFHLFLPDVGELAFLADEKASHPAYVRGFISEIDDKEVPELIKRSYEKSKMPKYMVVKGEKDYVVEDENIVGTIDAPKIEAMECIGGTGDTLTGIISSLINVGFKTKDACILGCKINRMLGDVANAKPNTQIEELINIIPKVLKYLNL from the coding sequence ATGATTATAGCAGGAACTGTGCCAATAAAAGGTTTGTATTTAATTGTTGGGAGAGCAACACTAAAAGGAAACAAGATAATAATCAACAATAAAGAGTTTCCAGTATCAATGGGAACTGGTGCTTTGATAGGGGCAGTTTTAAAAACATTAGAATATTTTGGAGAGGATAAACCAGAGGTAATAACTGCTGGAGATATTGGAGAAGGGGATGGAAGTTTAAAGATTTATGATGCGTTGAAAGAGATTAATGATGATTTGCTAATTATACATTACATAAAACCAAAGATATCAAAAATTAAGGAAATTGATTTCTCTCCAAAGATTATTGCAGATGCTGGAGGAATGTATGCAGGGAAAGCGGCAAATATTGGAGATAAATTCCATCTCTTCCTTCCGGATGTTGGTGAATTGGCATTTTTGGCAGATGAAAAGGCATCTCATCCTGCCTATGTGAGGGGTTTCATATCTGAGATAGATGATAAGGAAGTGCCTGAACTAATTAAGAGATCTTATGAAAAATCAAAAATGCCAAAATATATGGTTGTTAAGGGAGAAAAGGACTATGTAGTTGAGGATGAAAATATTGTTGGGACAATAGATGCTCCAAAAATAGAGGCAATGGAATGCATTGGAGGGACAGGAGATACTCTAACAGGAATTATTTCCTCTTTAATTAATGTTGGTTTTAAAACAAAAGACGCCTGTATTTTGGGGTGTAAAATAAATAGGATGTTGGGAGATGTTGCTAACGCAAAGCCAAATACACAAATTGAGGAATTAATAAATATTATTCCAAAGGTTTTAAAATATTTAAATCTGTAA
- a CDS encoding cyclophilin-like family protein, with translation MKLRQNSMKILLQKLTLPYWIPGRAICIFFGKTPISDDDKIKPASAVNVIGKVKDWEKFKDVEEEEIIEIVKV, from the coding sequence TTGAAGTTGAGGCAGAACTCTATGAAAATCTTGCTCCAAAAACTGACATTGCCCTATTGGATTCCAGGGAGAGCAATATGTATCTTCTTTGGAAAGACACCAATAAGTGATGATGATAAAATAAAGCCAGCGAGTGCTGTGAATGTTATAGGAAAAGTTAAGGACTGGGAGAAATTTAAGGATGTTGAGGAGGAAGAGATAATTGAAATAGTTAAGGTATGA
- a CDS encoding DUF3343 domain-containing protein yields the protein MILKRIKSLLKKEEKKDKEKKGLILFENTKDAMKAEKILSKYNIKVVAPPPEIREGCDLAIEYDLIDEFGIKGELEKNNIEPIKFIPIDDYSLKPLELIKIKEVDGFVMVRCGNMKITLDKEGNIVNISGGGCPDVPYLTLKLKGRNIKDIKEDETPKNLGYTLCAYTLNKAFEKAKELVMKDEG from the coding sequence GTGATTTTGAAGAGGATAAAAAGTTTATTGAAAAAGGAAGAAAAAAAGGATAAAGAAAAGAAAGGGTTAATATTATTTGAAAATACAAAAGATGCAATGAAGGCAGAGAAGATTTTGAGCAAATATAACATTAAAGTCGTTGCTCCACCACCAGAAATTAGAGAGGGGTGTGATTTGGCAATAGAGTATGATTTAATTGATGAATTTGGAATTAAAGGGGAGTTGGAAAAAAATAATATTGAACCAATAAAATTCATACCAATAGATGATTATTCTTTAAAGCCACTCGAATTAATAAAAATTAAGGAAGTTGATGGCTTTGTTATGGTAAGATGCGGAAATATGAAAATAACTCTTGATAAAGAAGGAAATATTGTAAATATCTCTGGTGGTGGATGCCCAGATGTGCCATATTTAACATTAAAATTAAAGGGGAGAAATATTAAAGATATTAAAGAGGATGAAACACCAAAGAATTTGGGGTATACGTTATGTGCATACACATTAAATAAGGCATTTGAAAAGGCAAAAGAACTGGTGATGAAAGATGAAGGTTAA